The following proteins come from a genomic window of Corallococcus sp. NCRR:
- a CDS encoding ornithine cyclodeaminase family protein: MRTLLLNRSAVARNIQALLLLDDLREAFRTDVLARTVAPQRVRAPLHSVGSAMVLFPGCVPGIPAYTVKVHSKFPAQKPAIQGVVHLHDLVTGGLLAVMDSGHLTAVRTGVVGALAADVLARPDATRVAVIGAGRQGVLQLKQLRLVRTLSQVRVHDTNIAHANAYAQRMYQELNLPVSVETSVADAVADADIVVTATWSHQPFLHAGMVRPGTHITALGADEPGKAELSQDLLEQSLFICDHRGLSVSTGAAGAVGLTEDAIHAELGEVLAGLKPGRTSQEQVTVFAGVGLPFQDLAAAWHVYQSATGDEDVPTLDFSE, translated from the coding sequence ATGCGCACCCTCCTGCTCAACCGCTCCGCCGTGGCCCGCAACATCCAGGCGCTCCTGCTCCTGGACGACCTGCGCGAGGCCTTCCGCACCGACGTCCTGGCCCGCACGGTGGCCCCGCAGCGCGTGCGCGCGCCGCTGCACTCGGTGGGCTCCGCGATGGTGCTCTTCCCCGGCTGCGTGCCCGGCATCCCCGCGTACACGGTGAAGGTGCACTCGAAGTTCCCCGCGCAGAAGCCCGCCATCCAGGGCGTGGTGCACCTGCACGACCTCGTCACGGGAGGGCTGCTCGCGGTGATGGACTCCGGCCACCTCACCGCCGTGCGCACCGGCGTGGTGGGCGCGCTGGCCGCGGACGTGCTGGCCCGGCCGGACGCGACGCGCGTGGCGGTGATTGGCGCCGGCCGCCAGGGCGTGCTCCAGCTCAAGCAGCTGCGGCTGGTGCGCACGCTCAGCCAGGTGCGCGTCCACGACACGAACATCGCGCACGCGAACGCCTACGCGCAGCGCATGTACCAGGAGCTGAACCTGCCCGTCAGCGTGGAGACGTCCGTGGCGGACGCCGTGGCGGACGCGGACATCGTGGTGACGGCGACGTGGAGCCACCAGCCCTTCCTGCACGCGGGCATGGTGCGGCCGGGCACGCACATCACCGCGCTGGGCGCGGACGAGCCGGGCAAGGCGGAGCTGTCCCAGGACCTGCTCGAGCAGTCGCTGTTCATCTGCGACCACCGCGGCTTGAGCGTCTCCACCGGCGCGGCGGGCGCGGTGGGGCTCACCGAGGACGCCATCCACGCGGAGCTGGGCGAGGTCCTCGCGGGCCTCAAGCCCGGGCGCACGTCCCAGGAACAGGTGACGGTGTTCGCCGGGGTGGGCCTGCCCTTCCAGGACCTGGCCGCCGCCTGGCATGTGTACCAGTCGGCGACCGGCGACGAGGACGTGCCCACGCTCGACTTCAGCGAGTAG
- a CDS encoding tetratricopeptide repeat protein has protein sequence MNSLETLLAQGQVAQAKAEAEKLLAKNPNHRDALVVMAKLALVENKVPQAEALLAKAEGQGATAETGLVRANIAAQKGQLDAALKAYQGVLAVEPNRAEAHFGKGMMLIKQDKAPQALEALSQAARLAPQNPVFRYRLGQVQLEAGQTDAGLATLREVLTLAPRFVPAYLSLSHALSAQEKLADARRVLEQGLKAVPNQPRLLASVTVLSMALRDLRTSYQAASTLAAQRPKDADAQANLAQLMLARGQIEQARHLCQTMASLGVASESLKMAEATCFESQEPPAYDKAIAAYEQGMGLAPDGWRAANNLGQLLLRVPAEPANAHLPRAVTVLEEAVRRAPDRPEPLLNLALAQARLGQEAKAKELVAKVLAMPLAEDTDLHEEATRLSKTLSKA, from the coding sequence ATGAACTCTCTGGAAACCCTCCTCGCGCAGGGTCAGGTGGCCCAGGCCAAGGCCGAGGCCGAGAAGCTCCTCGCGAAGAACCCCAACCACCGCGACGCACTGGTCGTCATGGCCAAGCTGGCGCTCGTGGAGAACAAGGTGCCCCAGGCGGAAGCGCTGCTCGCCAAGGCGGAAGGCCAGGGCGCCACGGCGGAGACCGGCCTCGTGCGCGCGAACATCGCCGCCCAGAAGGGCCAGCTCGACGCCGCCCTCAAGGCCTACCAGGGCGTGCTCGCGGTGGAGCCCAACCGCGCCGAGGCGCACTTCGGCAAGGGCATGATGCTGATCAAACAGGATAAGGCGCCCCAGGCGCTGGAGGCCCTGTCCCAGGCCGCGCGGCTTGCGCCCCAGAACCCCGTGTTCCGCTACCGGCTGGGCCAGGTGCAGCTGGAGGCGGGCCAGACGGACGCCGGCCTCGCCACCCTGCGGGAGGTCCTCACGCTGGCGCCCCGCTTCGTGCCCGCGTACCTGAGCCTGTCGCACGCGCTGTCCGCCCAGGAGAAGCTGGCGGACGCACGCCGCGTGCTGGAGCAGGGCCTCAAGGCGGTGCCCAACCAGCCGCGCCTGCTCGCGTCCGTGACGGTGCTGTCCATGGCGCTGCGCGACCTGCGCACGTCCTACCAGGCGGCCTCCACGCTCGCGGCCCAGCGCCCGAAGGACGCGGACGCCCAGGCCAACCTCGCCCAGCTGATGCTGGCACGCGGTCAAATCGAGCAGGCCCGGCACCTGTGCCAGACCATGGCGTCGCTGGGCGTCGCCAGCGAGTCGCTGAAGATGGCGGAGGCCACCTGCTTCGAGTCGCAGGAGCCGCCCGCGTACGACAAGGCCATCGCCGCGTACGAGCAGGGCATGGGGCTGGCGCCGGACGGCTGGCGCGCGGCGAACAACCTGGGCCAGTTGCTCCTGCGCGTCCCCGCGGAGCCGGCGAACGCCCACCTGCCGCGCGCCGTGACGGTGCTGGAGGAGGCCGTGCGCCGCGCCCCGGACCGGCCGGAGCCGCTGCTCAACCTGGCGCTCGCGCAGGCGCGCCTGGGCCAGGAGGCGAAGGCCAAGGAGCTGGTGGCGAAGGTGCTCGCCATGCCGCTGGCGGAGGACACCGACCTGCACGAAGAGGCCACGCGCCTGTCGAAGACGCTGTCCAAGGCCTGA
- a CDS encoding FAD-binding oxidoreductase, with product MSETDGKAPDLRAALAAWRQAVGEAHVILEPEALEAAQTATFATTQRIPAIVRPADTAQVQACLRIASAHRVPVYPVSAGRNWGYGSRVPPGDGSVLLDLGRMNRILAHDEQLAYLTVEPGVTFRQAYEYLRGKGSSTFITTIGGSPDASMVGNALERGDGAGPNADIFQNVCALEAVLPTGERVETGHARFPGARSAPVFRWGLGPVLDGLFSQSSLGVVTRMTFWLARKQPWLRDFFCAVNDDAQLWDMVDRLQALALDGTLKGSFFFWNDIKAYSITQQFPYPSVGRAPLPDWAREKLREGFGRWAISGTLIAPDAEMGALLEKRLARAVEGAFRPLSFGPVAPFGEGTLQGVPTETNLAMAYWRKRTPKPEDPDPDRDRCGFIWCSVAVPFTGPEAKRASDIADRVPRLFGFEPNLALLAHSPRCVYLVTALAYDRDVRGEDARAQACYRALTRELADAGYFLTRAGLQAQDAAPPVRDDSAEVRRRLKAAFDPEGILAPGRSEP from the coding sequence GTGAGCGAGACCGATGGGAAGGCTCCGGACCTGCGAGCGGCGCTGGCCGCGTGGCGGCAGGCCGTGGGCGAGGCGCACGTCATCCTGGAACCCGAAGCGCTGGAGGCCGCGCAAACGGCCACCTTCGCCACCACCCAGCGCATCCCCGCCATCGTGCGGCCCGCGGACACGGCGCAGGTGCAGGCGTGCCTGCGCATCGCCAGCGCGCACCGCGTGCCGGTGTACCCGGTGAGCGCCGGCCGCAACTGGGGCTACGGCTCGCGCGTGCCTCCCGGCGACGGCAGCGTGCTCCTGGACCTGGGGCGCATGAACCGCATCCTCGCGCACGACGAGCAGCTCGCGTACCTCACCGTGGAGCCCGGCGTGACGTTCCGCCAGGCCTACGAGTACCTGCGCGGCAAGGGCTCCTCCACGTTCATCACCACCATCGGCGGATCACCGGACGCGAGCATGGTGGGCAACGCGCTGGAGCGCGGCGACGGGGCCGGCCCCAACGCGGACATCTTCCAGAACGTGTGCGCGCTGGAGGCCGTGCTCCCCACGGGCGAGCGCGTGGAGACGGGCCACGCGAGGTTCCCCGGCGCCCGCTCCGCCCCCGTCTTCCGCTGGGGCCTGGGCCCGGTGCTGGATGGCCTCTTCAGCCAGTCGTCCCTGGGCGTGGTGACGCGGATGACGTTCTGGCTGGCGCGCAAGCAGCCCTGGCTGCGCGACTTCTTCTGCGCCGTGAACGACGACGCCCAGCTCTGGGACATGGTGGACCGGCTCCAGGCCCTGGCCCTGGACGGCACGCTCAAGGGCAGCTTCTTCTTCTGGAACGACATCAAGGCGTACAGCATCACCCAGCAGTTCCCCTACCCCTCCGTGGGCCGCGCGCCGCTGCCGGACTGGGCCCGCGAGAAGCTGCGCGAGGGCTTTGGCCGCTGGGCCATCAGCGGCACCCTCATCGCCCCGGACGCGGAGATGGGCGCCCTGCTGGAGAAGCGGCTCGCACGCGCCGTGGAGGGCGCCTTCCGCCCGCTGTCCTTCGGCCCGGTGGCCCCCTTCGGCGAGGGCACGCTCCAGGGCGTCCCCACCGAGACCAACCTCGCCATGGCCTACTGGCGCAAGCGCACCCCCAAGCCGGAGGACCCGGACCCGGACCGGGACCGCTGCGGCTTCATCTGGTGCTCCGTCGCCGTCCCCTTCACCGGCCCGGAGGCGAAGCGCGCCTCGGACATCGCCGACCGCGTCCCCCGCCTCTTCGGCTTCGAGCCCAACCTGGCGCTCCTCGCCCACTCCCCGCGCTGCGTCTACCTGGTCACCGCGCTCGCCTATGACCGGGACGTCCGCGGCGAGGACGCCCGCGCCCAGGCCTGCTACCGCGCCCTCACCCGCGAACTGGCGGACGCCGGGTACTTCCTGACCCGAGCCGGACTCCAGGCGCAGGACGCCGCACCGCCCGTGCGGGACGACTCCGCGGAGGTGCGCAGGCGGCTGAAGGCGGCGTTCGATCCCGAGGGAATCCTGGCTCCCGGGAGATCCGAGCCCTGA